The genomic DNA TGTATATTATCCATCAACAGCGTACCTGTGAGTCTGTGGTAGGTACAGGTAATGGCAGGTCAGAAATCAGTCCGTACGGGGCTGGAGCTCGAGGCGGCCCATGGGCACTATCAACCCCCGGGTAATTCGGAGGGGCTAGAGATGGTGCTGGGCCTGGACCAGGAGGCGGTGTCTGGCTGGGACCCACATGGCGAGGACCATAGTGGTAAGCCTGAGTGGGGTAGGGAGCGATGCCTGACTGCTTGTAAATGCTGTTGCCGTAATTGgggagaggaaaaacaaacagaacaaatgtattatataaatgaaattaaacacaatttatcTAGAAGTGAAAAATCATTCAGTTAAAATAGCCCCAGACTCCTGTATAAAAATTAACAGCTTTTCAGAGCTACTTGCTGCGTTAAAATAAAACCATATagaaaaacacttaaataaGAAGAACTGAACTTTTTGAGAACATAATGAGAGAGTACGTAGAAACAGGTTTCTGATATTCTCAATGAATTTAAAAGGAGACTCACTATGGAAAACCAGGAGGGCCAGTGGACATCAAGGCAGGAGGACTTTTCCAGAACTCGTCCAGCAGACTTTGAATGATTTTACCCAGATCGGAGTGCATCCCAAACTAAAACATATACGAGACACACTAAATACTTGATGGAAAATTAGAATAACATCACAGATAATGCAAAAGCCTGAATTAACAAAAGAACTTAAATTAAATCAGCAGGGTTTAATGGAGAAAAtagaagcaagaaaaaaaaacaagttgatGTTTCTACATTGAATCACAtttgatgtgaaaaaaacaaaaacaacacaggctAACAAAGACAAATATGGAGAACTGATTAACTTGATTATTATAAAACTCATTTACATGCAGCTGCTCAGTAATCAGATTTTGCTCCATGACTCGGTTTTGGGCTGGCATACTTTATAAGTATGCTTACATGTCCTCTAATATCTATGATCAATAAGCCTTTCAGGAAGAGCACGACAACATCACACAAGCCTGCACTGACAACCTCACTCACTCTATGCATAACAGAAGTGAGCTGTTACTGATTTGTGATTTCTGCTCTATAACCCCACTCTTGATCTGCCCAATCACTTATCATTTGCATCATCGTCTGAACCCCGAGTATAGAGATGACGTGTGGAAataacaaatgattattctccACATGTTAAAAAGAATAGACATTATTTCCAAAAACATTACGTGCTATATTTGTCTTTATTCAGAATACATTACtgtaacagtaaataaatattcCCTTAACACCCCACATTGCAGGATGCGGTAACTGCTGCTTGGTACACGCTAATTCCTCTTATCAGGGTTTTATAgcatgttttcatgtgtgtgtaccATTGTGATAAAAAACTGGATAAACCTTATCCTATGTTTTAGACAAAAACAGAAGGGAGCAGATTGATGAAATCGTGAatacaggaaacaaaaaaacaaactgtatcaTCCAAGTAAACCCAATATCATGAACAATATCATGGTCAAAACACCAGAGCATGTGGACTAAAAAACTCTGTTCtgcaaaactgcagttttttcttttcagttcacATGTCTCAGTCTTTCAAACACATACTGTTTAGTTGTGGAAATCACCCTACTTTGCCTGACTCATTTTGGTTTCAGTTTTAGTCAGACGTGAGATTTCGGTACCTTGGACCCTACCAAAAGCAATGATCTTTCCTTTTCGCTTGCCATGCTGCTCCCACAGCGATGCTGTCTCTCTcatgtgttgcattttttgggGTTTCTCttaaaactttacatgtatgaaaaCCATGTTACTGTAAATCAGCAACAGTGTAAAGGAACATCAAGAAAAATTGTCAGTGTTTGCAGTCAAAATCATGTTATTCAATCTCTACCACTGATAAGGTGGGTAGATGTGTAGACGAGTAGAAGTGTCAACACACTGATTCAAAAtctctttttaaatattaaatccaGAGTCAACAGGACCAATAATGCATGTACTTGTATTAGTGTGCTCATCTGCATACGTTGCAGCTGTCTCTCCAGCCAACAAAATGGCTTAAGGTTTACCGGACTGTTTCACATCACAAAATTGAATAAATACACCCCTTGAGCTGAGACAACTACTTACATTAGTGATGAGGGGGCTCGTGATCATGGTGCCATTATTGCTGTCAACTAAATGATGACCAACGGGGGGGTAGACACTAACAACTGGTTTCTcctgagggaactgaggaggcagcagactggaagaaagagacaaaatacaAGCTCTATTCATTTTATATACAGAGGGCTGCTGCAGCATGTCCCAGCTGACTAAGAGTGAAAAGCAGCGTACGCTCTGGACATGTCTGACCTATCCAGTAACAGAACCTAGTTTAGTCCAGTCCTCCCAACCTTAGTCTTCATACAGCAGTCTTATGCTGTCTGAGGCTTCACAGGTGACAAAAGTATAAGTCTTAGCATCAACGGAAGGAATGTGGGCTCTCTTAAGCATGCAGAGTTTGACTAGTTCACACTGTAGGGGCTAAAGCCAATGACACATGTTGTTTAGGTGGTTAACTGGCTGTTCTAGTTTTTCTTGACACCTCATTCTTCTCTGTGTTGTTTCTACTGTAATGTTAGCAATCCTTTGGATGTAGCTGCATCAGTGGAGCATTTAAACTGAAGTCAGAATTTCAACCACATCAGAGGATGAGGTACACATTGACTATGAGGCAGTTCCACCACCTGCTGTTGACAATCCAACATTGGGAGTGTATGTGCAAAGATCTACTCACATGTTAACACTAATGGTGGAGTTGTTGACAGTGAATGGTATTCTGTACTCCACATCCTTCTGGATTTCTGCCAGGCTGTGGAGAAACAGGagcacagaaatgtaattatCTCTAATCAGGCATTTATGGTCATGTTCAGTCATAATCTATTTAGAAAATGTAGCATCAAAGTTCATGAAAATTCTGCTAATCTGGAAAGAAAGTGACTGATTTGTTAAAACAGGTCTTTAAAGCATCTCCTCACCCAATAActacagttatttaaaaaaagaagagagaaaccaGTGTCAGAACtggttttctaaaataaagaaGATATTGTTTAGTGCATAAGTATAACTTCTTCAAAGATATTTTATAATTACATTTCCTCACAGATGTATTTATGGCATTTACTGGTATAAAGCTGTGCTAATGTTAGAGGGCatctaaaatgtatattttaacaGGACAGCTGCATTTATATCCAATcttcagtaaaaatattttatctcagaaaattagttctgttttctttcGATGTTCACGTTTTCCAATTTTAGAATCAGACTTCAATGTTCACCAATACTTTATAACAACAAACTTTCATGTTCACTGATCTCAATGCTGATCCCAATATTTACTCAACTCGCTGTAGTATCTCCACGTTACACCAACAACGTTACACTGtttttatgattcatttcaATAAAGAATTCATGCCAATTGCGATGATGCCAATTGCGACGGTGATGTTGTTGATATAGGCGTTGAAATTAATAATAGGTTTTCCAACAATCCACACCTTCTTTACAAAGCTGAGAGGTGAATGTCAAGAAGTCCAGACATAAAGGCTGGTCCTGTACAGGTGTCAGAGTACAAAATCTTTTTTCTACATCACTGTCATGGTATGAGCAGCATTCGTCATAGTACATTAGCTCTGAAATCCCATGAACTGCACTTGAAACGCATGGCTCCTTCACAGGAGTGAATAATCCCATTTTCTCTAAGTCACACACTTGGCATACTTTACAGCAGCATGTAGCTGAAAGAGATGACTATGAGAACAGTTTGTCTCTAGTTGAGTACAAAGATAAAACACATGGTCACTGAGGTAACGGAACTTCTCGGTAAACAAAGGCTAATACTTTAATCTCCACATCCAAGTAACAAGCTCATCCTAAAACTACACGCGTGACAAGTTGGCGTGACAAACAACAGAATGATCACAGGACACGGCCAACCAGCTCCCAACTTCTGTCCTCAAACCTAAAAATAGCCACTGTAACTGTCACTGGCTGACTTGATTAGCAAGCCAGCTAACTTAGCTCCCTGGCGAAAACATCTAGCTAGTTAGCTACGAGGACACGTTAGCAAACATTAGAcgtttaaagaacacgctaggGGTCTTTAAAGCAGTGTATGTGAGCTCACGTTAACTCGTGTGTCATCGTTGTAACATATTTAAATAACAGCAGGGCTAAGTATTACCATTAGCAAAAGATAAGCTAGTTGTTAGCATAATGTACTTTCCCCCTGACTGTGTACCAGGTGGCTCGCTGCGCTAAGTAAACAAGAGCTGCGTATGTGAACTGGGCCAACGTGTTTTTGATTAAAGTGACTGGAAAACATTGTTGGGAACGCGCTCTGTGTTGGATAAAACAATGCTCCCAAGCTAACGAACAGCTGGTGTTTAGGTGACGGGTCGTCGTTACCTGGGGTGAGCGGCTTTCAGCGACTCGATCTGCCGCTGTCTTTGTTGCTGTAGGCTGTTCAGAGGAGGGAGAGGTCCGGAGCCTTTGGACAGGGGGAAAAGCCAGTTCATTCTCTCCTGGCGAAACCACGGACTGAAAGTGGTGGTAGAATACGAGGCCGAGTACAGACGAAGAACTGGAAGAGAACGTGTGCATGAGCAGCACACAGACTGGAGGTTTATGGTGCTAACCCCGGTTAGCTGGCTGACTAAAGATTCAGTTTGTTGTCCACACGAGGCTTTCGTTGCAATTACGTTACAAAGTCGGATGGCATATCCTAGTATGTCGGATAAAATCTCAGTACCGTTTTGACTCCGTGTTTGTATGTCATTATAGCCCTGGCATTAATGTAACCGAAGCGAATGATGATACCAAAGCAGGAAAACAACCGAGCTAATAACAGCCTGATCAACTTATTTACGTATTACGTCACGAAACAGGTCTACGTAAGACGCAGCTTTTCGCAATAAAATGTGTCAGATTTATAAGACGCCTCAAACTTGAAATATACTGTAATATACAcggaaataaaatctaaacagCATGAGAAAGGTCATCTTTTTGACTGAGACCTTGTCAAACTCGCTCAAATCCTTACAtctgcccatttttcctgcttctcaCACATCAATTTtgaagacaaaatgttcacttgctgcctaatatatccgaCCCACGAACATGGTCCCacgatgaagagataatcattgttattcacttcaccggtcagtggtcataatggtATGCCTGATTGTTGTATtaactgatgtatttttcaCAAACTTGTACTCACTGGAAATGAGGAAgaaatgagatttaaaaataaaaaaacaaagctttagTATTGAAAGATTACAAGTGCAGAATCTGTAGTTTTAAACAAACTTCTGCTGCCCCTCTGGTCGTATTCTGGTCGTCATTGCTCTGCAAGAAAGCAATGAACAATCAACAACAGAGAccatatgaaaaaaacattgttcTGTCAGTTTTATGCTCAAATCATGGTCTTATCATGATTGGTAAGACCATACACTTTAGAAACACATTTCTCAagtcagaaactataaaaacgaTTTCTGAAAGTATAGTCTTAACAACACTGGTGATGGGAACAGGAAGTCATTTGCAACACAAACACTTAAGCAGGGTTCAACCCTGTTGCcaaatatgatcaaaacgatCAGTTAATAACAAAATAACTTGTGCAAAAGCACAATTGCTGCTGTCTGCACCATTGTTTCATTAATTATTGTCCAAAACTAAACACATTACTAAATAGCCACCATAGTGCTTATTATAGTTTATgcaaaagggtttttttttgcaaacatcatcatcacattcagtttctgattttaaaaaatgaatagctaaagttttaaaatagaaGGAAATGGTGAGAAGTGCAGTGTCAGTTTCTTAAAGTTCAGTTTTATGTAATAAATGGCACATGATTAattaagaaaatcattttttcctACAATTTGACAAAAGGTTTGTGCAGTTTTCTAAACACAGTGCTAAACaccaataataaaaactaaataacatCTCCCTTTAGTTAACATCATTAGGCCTGATGGCAAATTCATCTTAAACGCCGCAAAATACAGAATTAGCATTTGTCGCAAATACTTTTGATACAACGGTATAACTGAAACTTTTGAACATGCTGGTACAACCACTCTGAACATATTCCCTCTTTCACTGCTCCTCCAGAAAGCAATGAGCAATCATCAATGATAGACAATATATGAAACAAATCATTATTCTCTATCAGCTTCATGCTCACAAGGACATATCACAACTCATCATCGTGGTTGGCGAGACCATACACTTTAGAAACACATTTCTCAAGTCAGAAACTATAGAAATGATCTCTGAAAGTATAGTCTTAGTTGAACTGAGGTTTAAAACTGCATCTCATTCACAGCAGTGTCATTCTCACTCAGGGTTCAGAGGTACAGGAGCTAATCATTATCTGCTTCAGATGACTCAGTAAAGGAAAAACTACCTTACTTTTGTAGGAAGCCTAACGTGAACAGCTGAATTCAATTGTCACTTACTATTTTCTTGATAATTCTGTTTCATCCTTGACAGTCATGTCAATCCTCATGTAGCTGCATAATCTTATACACATCAGTTTTGAATGTCCACTACACTGCTACATCAATTTATGTCTCAAAGGCTTCCATAGCTAAATATTCATCAGTGGCACAATTCTGCAAACAGTGTGGTCACAGAGTCAGAGGGAAGGAAGAACATTCATCAATGCCAATATTCAGCATAAAGAGAATCATTATTCAGTCTGATTCATATCTAACACTTAAAGTAACTCATTTGCTGTATGCTACAACACTAATACCCTTCACATTGTTTGAGTAATTCCTCTACAGGGAAGCAAACAACAGCCTTCAGAGAAGAGAATATATTAACCTAAATACTGTTCAAACTCATGTTTACTACATATACTGCAATTTTTATACAGACAGTTAAGTAAtgacatgaagaaaacatttctaTTGAGAACTCCAAGATgtagaaactgtatttttaaacaaacttgTGCTACCACTCTGAACATATTCCCTTCTTCATTGCTCCCcaagaaagcaaaaaacaatcatcaatGACAGAGAACATACATAATAAACAAGATTCTCCATCAGATTCATGCTCACAAGAGAATATCACAACTCATCATCGTGGTTGGCGAGACCATACATTCTAGAAACACATTTCTCAAGTCAGAAACTATAGAAATGATCCCTGAAAGTATAGTCTTAACAACACTGATGATGGGAACAGGAAGACATTTGCAGCACAATCATTCTTAATCAGGGTTCATCTCTGTTGCcaaatatgatcaaaacgatCAGTTAATAACAAGATAACTTGTGCAAAAACACAATTGCTGCTTTCTGCACCATTGTTTCATTAATTATTGTCCAAAACTAAACACATTACTAAATAGTCACCATAGTGCTTATTATAGTTTAtgcaaaagttgttttttttgcaaacatcatcatcacattcagtttctgatttaaaaaaaaaaatgaatagctaaagttttaaaatagaaGGAAATGGTGAGAAGTGCAGTATCAGTTTCTCAAAGTTCAGTTTTATGTAATAAATGGCACATGATTAattaagaaaatcattttttcctACAATTTGACAAAAGGTTTGTGCAGTTTTCTAAACACAGTGCTAAACaccaataataaaaactaaataacatCTCCCTTTAGTTAACATCATTAGACCTGATGGCAAATTCATCTtaaaagccacaaaacacagaaacagcattTGTCGCAAATACTTTTGATACAACGGTATAACTGAAACTGTTGAACATGCTGGTATAACCACTCTGAACATATTCCCTTTTTCACTGCTCCTCCAGAAAGCAGTTAGCAATCATCAATGATAGACAATATATGAAACAAATCATTATTCTCTATCAGCTTTGTGCTCACAAGAGAATATCACAACTCATCATCGTGGTTGGCGAGACCATACACTTTAGAAACACATTTCTCAAGTCAGAAACTATAGAAATGATTCCTGAAAGTATAGTCTTAGTTGAACTGAGGTTTAAAACTGCATCTCATTCACAGCAGTGTCATTCTCACTCAGGGTTCAGAGGTACAGGAGCTAATCATTATCTGCTTCAGATGACTCAGTAAAGGAAAAACTACCTTACTTTTGTAGGAAGCCTAACGTGAACAGCTGAATTCAATTGTCACTTACTATTTTCTTGATAATTCTGTTTCATCCTTGACAGTCATGTCAATCCTCATGTAGCTGCATAATCTTATACACATCAGTTTTGAATGTCCACTACACTGCTACATCAATTTATGTCTCAGAGGCTTCCATAGCTAAATATTCATCAGTGGCACAATTCTGCAAACAGTGTGGTCACAGAGTCAGAGGGAAGGAAGAACATTCATCAATGCCAATATTCAGCATAAAGAGAATCATTATTCAGTCTGATTCATATCTAACACTTAAAGTAACTCATTTGCTGTATACTACAACACTAATACCCTTCACATTGTTTGAGTAATTCCTCTACAGGGAAGCAAACAACAGCCTTCAGAGAAGAGAATATATTAACCTAAATACTGTTCAAACTCATGTTTACTACATATACTGCAATTTTTATACAGACAGTTAAGTAATgacataaagaaaacatttctattGAGAACTCCAAGATgtagaaactgtatttttaaacaaacttgTGCTACCACTCTGAACATATTCCCTTCTTCATTGCTCCCCAAGAAAGCAAAGAACAATCATCAATGACAGAGAACATATATAATAAACAATGTTCTCCATCAGATTCATGCTCACAAGAGAATATCACAACTCATCATCGTGGTTGGCGAGACCATACATTCTAGAAACACATTTCTCAAGTCAAAAACTATAGAAATGATCCCTGAAAGTATAGTCTTAACAACACTGATGATGGGAACAGGAAGACATTTGCAGCACAATCATTCTTACTCAGGGTTCATCTCTGTTGCcaaatatgatcaaaacgatCAGTTAATGGAAGTCATctcatgcaaaaacacaattactgctttctgcatcattatttcattaattatagtccaaaaatgaagacattacTAAATAGCCACCATAGTGCATATTACAGTTTATGCAAAAGTGGGTTTTTTTGCAAACATCATCACATTCagtttatgattttaaaaaaatagctaGGGTATTAAAAAGGAAGGAAATGGTGAAAGGTGCAGAGTATCAGTTTCTCAGAGATCAGTTTTATGTAATAAATGgcaaatgattaattaattatgaatatctaatttttttctacaaacagacaaaagattTGTGCATGTTTCTTCAGTgttaaacaccaaaaacaaaacaaaactaaaaaaagccTCTCCTTAGTCAGCACCTTTAGGCCTGATGGCAAATTCATcttaaaagctgcaaaacactgaaaagaattTTGTCAGAGCAACAACAATGGATCTTTTGAACATGCTGGTACAACCACTCTCAACATATTCTCTGTTTTACTGCTCTTCCAGAAAGCAATGAACAATCATCAACGACATAAAATATATGAAACAAATCATTAATCTCTATCAGCTTCATGCTCACAAGAGAATATCACAACTCATCATCGTGGTTGGCGAGACCATACACTTTAGAAACACATTTCTCAAGTCAAAAAATATAGAAACGATCCCTGAAAGTATAGTCTTAACAACACTGATGATGGGAACAGGAAGTCATTTGCAGCACAAACATTCTTACTCAGGGTTCATCTCTGTTGCcaaatatgatcaaaacgatCAGTTAATAACAAGATAACTTGTGCAAAAACACAATTGCTGCTTTCTGCACCATTGTTTCATTAATTATTGTCCAAAACTAAACACATTACTAAATAGCCACCATAGTGCTTATTATAGTTCAtgcaaaagttgttttttttgcaaacatcatcatcacattcagtttctgatttaaaaaaaaaaaaatgaatagctaaagttttaaaatagaaGGAAATGGTGAGAAGTGCAGTATCAGTTTCTCAAAGTTCAGTTTTATGTAATAAATGGCACATGATTAattaagaaaatcattttttcctACAATTTGACAAAAGGTTTGTGCAGTTTTCTAAACACAGTGCTAAACaccaataataaaaactaaataac from Amphiprion ocellaris isolate individual 3 ecotype Okinawa chromosome 4, ASM2253959v1, whole genome shotgun sequence includes the following:
- the vps37a gene encoding vacuolar protein sorting-associated protein 37A; the encoded protein is MNWLFPLSKGSGPLPPLNSLQQQRQRQIESLKAAHPSLAEIQKDVEYRIPFTVNNSTISVNILLPPQFPQEKPVVSVYPPVGHHLVDSNNGTMITSPLITNFGMHSDLGKIIQSLLDEFWKSPPALMSTGPPGFPYIYKQSGIAPYPTQAYHYGPRHVGPSQTPPPGPGPAPSLAPPNYPGVDSAHGPPRAPAPYGLISDLPLPVPTTDSQAGLNGHMYKMPEIPETFPELCDLNLTQLSDMSENEDVLLEFFVSLPQLKQVTSDKEELVTSIVDMAKKNLHMEPQLEGKRQEMLYKYEQLTQMKSAFETKMQRQHELSESCSLSTLQARLKVAAHQAEEESEETAENFLEGRTDIDEFLTNFMEKRTLCHSRRAKEEKLQQSINTHGQFPTSH